One window from the genome of Salvia miltiorrhiza cultivar Shanhuang (shh) chromosome 7, IMPLAD_Smil_shh, whole genome shotgun sequence encodes:
- the LOC130991809 gene encoding germacrene A synthase-like yields MAALNSNSFYHRPETNFSPSLWGDHFINHISDSEVKEKYSKQVEILKNVARSLLTAPEAKMIDSMNLIDTLERLGVSYHFENEIEQKLQQFFHLNMNYKDDEAYDLYTVALHFRLFRQHGHPISTEIFSKWMDVKGKFQEGIKSDPKGMLSLYEASYLRTSGETILDDALAFTTATLKSMTPSLGSPLKQQVVHALVQPLHLGFPRVEAHSFISIYEEEEHKNETLIEFAKLDYNILQMLHKEELRQVSRWWKELGLISKYPYARDRVVECFFWAVGMYHEPQYCRARIMLTQTIAMNSVIDDTYDAYATIEELDVFTEAIERWDGGEIGRLPEYMRPLYKAILQIYEQFEEELAKEGRSYAAYYSIEALKELVRCYHVEAKWFIEGYIPDFKEYLKNGLITSTCCYLPTSSLLGIESARHEDFEWISKKPKIIVAQLEIGRLVDDAASYKIEKERGQVATGIDCYMRENGVTKEEAIAKFWEMSRNAWKECNEECLRPSCYKSRDILTRILNCGRLVDVTYKNNEDGYTNPEKVLKPHIVGLLVDPFEV; encoded by the exons ATGGCGGCTCTAAACTCTAACAGTTTCTATCATCGTCCTGAGACAAATTTCTCCCCCAGCTTGTGGGGTGATCACTTCATTAATCACATTTCCGACTCCGAG GTGAAGGAAAAGTATTCCAAACAAgttgaaatattaaaaaatgttgCTAGAAGTCTGCTAACAGCTCCAGAAGCCAAAATGATAGACAGCATGAATCTGATCGACACACTTGAGCGCCTAGGCGTCTCCTATCACTTTGAAAACGAGATTGAACAAAAATTGCAACAATTTTTCCATCTCAATATGAATTATAAGGATGATGAAGCCTATGATTTGTACACTGTTGCTCTCCATTTTCGATTATTCAGGCAGCACGGCCACCCTATATCTACTG AAATATTTAGTAAATGGATGGACGTGAAAGGGAAATTCCAAGAGGGCATTAAGAGCGACCCAAAGGGCATGCTGAGTTTGTATGAAGCTTCATATCTGAGAACAAGCGGAGAAACCATATTAGACGACGCGCTTGCTTTTACTACAGCCACTCTCAAATCCATGACGCCAAGCCTCGGATCACCCCTCAAGCAACAAGTTGTCCATGCCCTCGTGCAGCCCTTGCATTTGGGATTTCCTCGAGTTGAAGCGCACAGTTTCATCTCCATCTATGAAGAGGAAGAGCACAAAAACGAAACCCTAATCGAGTTCGCCAAATTAGACTATAACATATTGCAAATGCTACACAAAGAGGAGCTCCGGCAAGTCTCAAG GTGGTGGAAAGAATTAGGTCTTATCTCGAAATATCCTTATGCAAGAGATAGAGTGGTGGAATGCTTCTTTTGGGCTGTGGGAATGTATCATGAACCACAATATTGTCGTGCTCGTATCATGCTCACCCAGACCATTGCTATGAACTCTGTAATAGACGACACATATGATGCTTATGCCACAATCGAGGAACTCGATGTTTTCACAGAGGCGATAGAGAg GTGGGATGGTGGAGAAATTGGTCGACTCCCTGAGTACATGAGACCTCTCTACAAAGCTATTTTGCAAATTTACGAGCAATTCGAGGAAGAATTAGCAAAGGAAGGACGATCCTACGCAGCATACTATTCCATAGAAGCA CTAAAGGAATTGGTGAGGTGCTACCATGTGGAGGCGAAGTGGTTCATAGAGGGATACATTCCAGATTTTAAGGAATACCTAAAGAATGGTCTCATTACCAGCACCTGCTGTTATCTTCCCACCTCTTCTCTTCTGGGAATAGAATCTGCTCGACACGAAGACTTCGAGTGGATAAGTAAGAAACCTAAAATAATTGTTGCCCAACTCGAAATAGGCCGACTCGTTGATGACGCAGCTAGTTATAAG ATTGAGAAGGAGAGAGGTCAAGTTGCTACAGGCATTGACTGCTACATGAGGGAAAATGGTGTGACAAAAGAAGAGGCTATTGCAAAATTTTGGGAAATGTCTAGGAATGCGTGGAAGGAATGCAACGAGGAGTGTCTAAGGCCGTCTTGTTATAAATCTAGGGATATTCTTACACGCATCCTCAACTGTGGACGCTTAGTCGATGTTACTTACAAGAACAATGAAGATGGATATACTAATCCCGAAAAGGTTTTGAAACCCCATATTGTTGGGTTGCTAGTCGACCCATTTGAGGTTTAG